One stretch of Buteo buteo chromosome Z, bButBut1.hap1.1, whole genome shotgun sequence DNA includes these proteins:
- the ARL14EPL gene encoding ARL14 effector protein-like, with the protein MPRKLKRNLTRSGANVVLPLSEELCSSKPTLCQPLPLGSQVSDHAEENCKKSNSAQETPAEGNVSPAKDCSASQKQLQQLERQLKCLAFQNPGPQVADFNPETREQKKKACMSQMKQGLFNKRKTTKKYDKHGRLLCNNIDLCDCLEKNCLGCFYPCPKCNSSKCGPECRCNRKWVYDTIETEGGNVISVLPFSVPD; encoded by the exons ATGCCCAGGAagcttaaaagaaatttaac tCGCTCTGGGGCTAATGTCGTACTTCCACTGTCAGAGGAATTGTGCAGCAGTAAACCCACGCTGTGCCAGCCCCTTCCTTTG GGTAGTCAAGTAAGTGAtcatgcagaagaaaactgcaagaaaagcaaTTCTGCCCAGGAAACACCTGCAGAAGGAAATGTCTCTCCTGCTAAAGACTGCTCAGCATCACAAAAACAATTG CAGCAACTTGAGAGACAATTAAAATGCTTAGCTTTTCAAAATCCAGGACCTCAGGTAGCTGACTTCAATCCTGAAACtagagagcagaaaaagaaagcttgcaTGTCACAGATGAAACAAGGTCTTTTTAATAAGCGCAA AACTACAAAGAAGTATGACAAACATGGCAGGCTGCTTTGTAATAACATTGATTTGTGTGATTGCCTGGAAAAGAACTGCCTGGGTTGCTTCTATCCCTGCCCCAAATGCAATTCAAGCAAATGTGGACCAGAATGTCGCTGCAACAGGAAATGGGTTTATGATACAATTGAAACTGAAGGTGGGAATGTGATCAGTGTATTGCCATTTTCTGTCCCTGACTGA